In one window of Pelosinus sp. IPA-1 DNA:
- a CDS encoding aldolase/citrate lyase family protein, producing the protein MNQDVKSRLRRTMMFVPGNSPKMINNADLYGADTIMFDVEDSISVSQKDAARLMVKYALKAIPFSCETAVRVNHVTQTPFGIDDLKAILPSKPDLIRLPKTESVDEVRLVTKMIKEVEQREGFPEGSINIICAIESVRGLYEVRAIAKEPRVIAIALGGEDFIADLRTQRTQRGIEFYHARSEILMAARDAGIQAMDTVYADVANLEGFRQEVTDIKDMGFDGKSVVHPTQIGIVHEIYTPTEKQIAHAVKVLACYKDAVENNKGVITVDGKMIDGPIVVRAERIVAQAKAAGILTEEGCKDEK; encoded by the coding sequence ATGAATCAGGATGTAAAATCAAGACTCAGACGTACAATGATGTTTGTGCCTGGCAATAGCCCAAAAATGATTAACAATGCGGACCTTTATGGTGCCGATACAATCATGTTTGACGTGGAGGATTCCATATCCGTATCGCAAAAAGACGCAGCCCGACTCATGGTCAAATATGCCCTTAAGGCAATACCATTTAGCTGCGAAACGGCGGTGCGCGTCAACCATGTGACCCAGACTCCCTTTGGCATCGATGACTTGAAAGCCATTTTGCCCTCTAAGCCCGACTTGATTCGTTTGCCGAAAACCGAATCTGTCGATGAAGTCCGCTTGGTAACCAAGATGATTAAGGAAGTGGAACAGAGGGAAGGCTTTCCGGAAGGCTCCATCAATATCATTTGCGCCATTGAGAGCGTCAGAGGTCTCTATGAAGTACGTGCCATTGCTAAGGAGCCGCGTGTCATAGCGATTGCCTTGGGGGGAGAGGACTTCATTGCCGACTTAAGGACGCAGCGGACCCAACGAGGAATTGAATTTTATCATGCCCGTTCCGAAATCCTTATGGCAGCCCGTGATGCTGGTATCCAGGCAATGGATACTGTATATGCTGATGTGGCGAATTTAGAGGGATTCCGTCAGGAAGTAACGGACATCAAGGATATGGGGTTCGATGGAAAATCCGTGGTTCATCCCACTCAAATCGGCATTGTTCATGAAATCTATACGCCAACGGAAAAACAAATTGCTCATGCCGTGAAGGTACTAGCCTGTTATAAAGATGCTGTAGAGAACAACAAAGGAGTAATAACAGTTGACGGAAAAATGATTGATGGACCAATTGTTGTTCGTGCGGAACGTATTGTAGCACAAGCAAAAGCGGCGGGTATTCTTACCGAGGAGGGATGCAAAGATGAAAAATAA